A genomic region of Notamacropus eugenii isolate mMacEug1 chromosome 3, mMacEug1.pri_v2, whole genome shotgun sequence contains the following coding sequences:
- the ARF4 gene encoding ADP-ribosylation factor 4 has protein sequence MGLTISSLFSRLFGKKQMRILMVGLDAAGKTTILYKLKLGEIVTTIPTIGFNVETVEYKNICFTVWDVGGQDKIRPLWRHYFQNTQGLIFVVDSNDRERIQEGAEELQKMLQEDELRDAVLLLFANKQDLPNAMAISEMTDKLGLQSLRNRTWYVQATCATQGTGLYEGLDWLSNELSKR, from the exons ATGGGCCTCACCATCTCGTCGCTCTTCTCCCGCCTCTTCGGCAAGAAGCAGATGCGCATCCTGATGG ttgGTTTGGATGCTGCTGGCAAGACGACTATTTTGTACAAGCTGAAGTTAGGGGAGATAGTCACCACCATTCCGACTATCg gTTTTAATGTGGAAACagtagaatataaaaatatttgtttcacGGTATGGGATGTTGGTGGTCAAGATAAAATTAGACCTCTTTGGAGGCATTACTTCCAAAACACACAG ggTCTTATTTTTGTGGTAGATAGCAATGATCGTGAGAGAATTCAAGAAGGAGCTGAAGAGCTGCAGAAAATg CTTCAGGAAGATGAATTGCGGGATGCTGTTCTGCTGCTCTTTGCAAACAAGCAGGATCTGCCAAATGCCATGGCAATCAGTGAAATGACAGATAAACTAGGCCTGCAGTCCCTTCGTAACAGAACT TGGTATGTTCAAGCTACCTGTGCTACACAAGGAACCGGTCTGTACGAGGGTCTTGACTGGCTGTCAAATGAGCTCTCAAAACGTTAA
- the PDE12 gene encoding 2',5'-phosphodiesterase 12 isoform X2, with amino-acid sequence MGRSGSCGRGSMWRLRAGSSALRGGAWARISGRARAGAEAEAAMERAVVRCVPSEPKLSLSFALADGSHKHMQRDQSEPLGRALSRIATNALKGHAKAAARKGRRAAEPGAGASAAGAAEPLVKLYYREEAVGDDVLNVDAWQDGAVLQIGDVKYKVERNPPAVTELQLPRYIMAGFPVCPKLGLEFGEPERSLFRWFREARPGAAAGAPGAPACAAPADGDGDAPAAEASAGPAWVEVGGAHERVFTPSNADIGLRLKLRCTPGNGQRLGPSRELESAGPVEAGPGACTFDQRHLYTKRVSGDGLVRAVTYNVLADVYAHTEHSRAVLYPYCAPYALGLDYRLNLLQKELSGYSADVLCLQEVDRAVFHDSLAPALDAFGLHGLFRLKQHQHEGLATFFRRDKFSLLAQHDIAYQQALAADPLHGELLERLAHFPQARDRVLQRSSALQVSVLQSTKDSSKKICVANTHLYWHPRGGHIRLIQMAVALTHLKHVTQDLYPGIPVLFCGDFNSTPSTGMYSFVSSGSISEDHEDWASNGEEERCRA; translated from the exons ATGGGCCGCAGCGGCTCGTGCGGGCGCGGGTCCATGTGGAGGCTGCGGGCCGGGAGCAGCGCGCTGCGCGGCGGGGCCTGGGCGCGGATCTCGGGGCGGGCGCGGGCCGGGGCCGAGGCCGAGGCCGCCATGGAGCGCGCCGTGGTGCGCTGCGTGCCCTCCGAGCCCAAGCTGAGCCTGTCGTTCGCGCTGGCCGACGGCAGCCACAAGCACATGCAGCGCGACCAGAGCGAGCCGCTGGGCCGGGCGCTCAGCCGCATCGCCACCAACGCGCTCAAGGGCCACGCCAAGGCGGCGGCGCGCAAGGGCCGCCGGGCCGCCGAGCCCGGCGCGGGGGCGAGCGCCGCGGGCGCGGCCGAGCCGCTGGTCAAGCTCTACTACCGCGAGGAGGCCGTGGGCGACGACGTGCTCAACGTGGACGCGTGGCAGGACGGCGCCGTGCTGCAGATCGGCGACGTCAAGTACAAGGTGGAGCGCAACCCGCCCGCCGTCACCGAGCTGCAGCTGCCGCGCTACATCATGGCCGGCTTCCCGGTCTGCCCCAAGCTGGGCCTCGAGTTCGGCGAGCCCGAGCGCTCACTCTTCCGCTGGTTCCGCGAAGCGCGGCCCGGCGCGGCGGCTGGGGCCCCCGGCGCGCCTGCGTGCGCGGCGCCGGCCGACGGGGACGGGGACGCGCCGGCGGCGGAGGCGAGCGCGGGGCCCGCCTGGGTGGAGGTGGGCGGCGCGCACGAGCGCGTCTTCACGCCCTCCAACGCGGACATCGGGCTGCGGCTGAAGCTGCGCTGCACGCCGGGTAACGGGCAGCGGCTGGGCCCGAGCCGCGAGCTGGAGAGCGCGGGCCCCGTGGAGGCTGGGCCGGGCGCGTGCACGTTCGACCAGCGCCACCTCTACACCAAGCGCGTGAGCGGCGACGGGCTCGTGCGCGCCGTGACGTACAACGTGCTGGCCGACGTGTACGCGCACACGGAGCACTCGCGCGCCGTGCTCTACCCGTACTGCGCGCCCTACGCGCTGGGCCTCGACTACCGCCTCAACCTGCTGCAGAAGGAGCTGAGCGGCTACAGCGCCGACGTGCTGTGCCTGCAGGAGGTGGACCGCGCCGTGTTCCACGACAGCCTGGCGCCCGCGCTCGACGCCTTCGGCCTGCACGGCCTCTTCCGCCTCAAGCAGCACCAGCACGAGGGCCTGGCCACCTTCTTCCGCAGGGACAAGTTCAGCCTGCTGGCCCAGCACGACATCGCCTACCAGCAGGCGCTGGCCGCCGACCCGCTGCACGGCGAGCTGCTGGAGCGCCTGGCGCACTTCCCGCAGGCGCGGGACCGCGTGCTGCAGAGGTCGTCGGCGCTGCAG GTTTCAGTTCTTCAGTCTACAAAGGACTCTTCTAAAAAGATTTGTGTCGCAAACACTCATCTCTACTGGCATCCAAGAG GAGGGCACATTCGTCTCATTCAGATGGCAGTAGCCTTGACTCATCTGAAACACGTGACGCAAGATCTGTATCCTGGCATCCCTGTCTTATTTTGTGGGGATTTCAATAGCACGCCCTCCACAGGAATGTACAGTTTTGTCAGCTCAGGCAGCATCTCTGAAGACCATGAAGACTGGGCCTCCAATGGCGAAGAGGAGCGCTGCA GAGCCTAG
- the PDE12 gene encoding 2',5'-phosphodiesterase 12 isoform X1: MGRSGSCGRGSMWRLRAGSSALRGGAWARISGRARAGAEAEAAMERAVVRCVPSEPKLSLSFALADGSHKHMQRDQSEPLGRALSRIATNALKGHAKAAARKGRRAAEPGAGASAAGAAEPLVKLYYREEAVGDDVLNVDAWQDGAVLQIGDVKYKVERNPPAVTELQLPRYIMAGFPVCPKLGLEFGEPERSLFRWFREARPGAAAGAPGAPACAAPADGDGDAPAAEASAGPAWVEVGGAHERVFTPSNADIGLRLKLRCTPGNGQRLGPSRELESAGPVEAGPGACTFDQRHLYTKRVSGDGLVRAVTYNVLADVYAHTEHSRAVLYPYCAPYALGLDYRLNLLQKELSGYSADVLCLQEVDRAVFHDSLAPALDAFGLHGLFRLKQHQHEGLATFFRRDKFSLLAQHDIAYQQALAADPLHGELLERLAHFPQARDRVLQRSSALQVSVLQSTKDSSKKICVANTHLYWHPRGGHIRLIQMAVALTHLKHVTQDLYPGIPVLFCGDFNSTPSTGMYSFVSSGSISEDHEDWASNGEEERCSMSLTHPFRLKSACGEPAYTNYVGGFHGCLDYIFIDFTALEVEQVIPMPSHEEVTTHQALPSVSHPSDHIALICDLKWK; the protein is encoded by the exons ATGGGCCGCAGCGGCTCGTGCGGGCGCGGGTCCATGTGGAGGCTGCGGGCCGGGAGCAGCGCGCTGCGCGGCGGGGCCTGGGCGCGGATCTCGGGGCGGGCGCGGGCCGGGGCCGAGGCCGAGGCCGCCATGGAGCGCGCCGTGGTGCGCTGCGTGCCCTCCGAGCCCAAGCTGAGCCTGTCGTTCGCGCTGGCCGACGGCAGCCACAAGCACATGCAGCGCGACCAGAGCGAGCCGCTGGGCCGGGCGCTCAGCCGCATCGCCACCAACGCGCTCAAGGGCCACGCCAAGGCGGCGGCGCGCAAGGGCCGCCGGGCCGCCGAGCCCGGCGCGGGGGCGAGCGCCGCGGGCGCGGCCGAGCCGCTGGTCAAGCTCTACTACCGCGAGGAGGCCGTGGGCGACGACGTGCTCAACGTGGACGCGTGGCAGGACGGCGCCGTGCTGCAGATCGGCGACGTCAAGTACAAGGTGGAGCGCAACCCGCCCGCCGTCACCGAGCTGCAGCTGCCGCGCTACATCATGGCCGGCTTCCCGGTCTGCCCCAAGCTGGGCCTCGAGTTCGGCGAGCCCGAGCGCTCACTCTTCCGCTGGTTCCGCGAAGCGCGGCCCGGCGCGGCGGCTGGGGCCCCCGGCGCGCCTGCGTGCGCGGCGCCGGCCGACGGGGACGGGGACGCGCCGGCGGCGGAGGCGAGCGCGGGGCCCGCCTGGGTGGAGGTGGGCGGCGCGCACGAGCGCGTCTTCACGCCCTCCAACGCGGACATCGGGCTGCGGCTGAAGCTGCGCTGCACGCCGGGTAACGGGCAGCGGCTGGGCCCGAGCCGCGAGCTGGAGAGCGCGGGCCCCGTGGAGGCTGGGCCGGGCGCGTGCACGTTCGACCAGCGCCACCTCTACACCAAGCGCGTGAGCGGCGACGGGCTCGTGCGCGCCGTGACGTACAACGTGCTGGCCGACGTGTACGCGCACACGGAGCACTCGCGCGCCGTGCTCTACCCGTACTGCGCGCCCTACGCGCTGGGCCTCGACTACCGCCTCAACCTGCTGCAGAAGGAGCTGAGCGGCTACAGCGCCGACGTGCTGTGCCTGCAGGAGGTGGACCGCGCCGTGTTCCACGACAGCCTGGCGCCCGCGCTCGACGCCTTCGGCCTGCACGGCCTCTTCCGCCTCAAGCAGCACCAGCACGAGGGCCTGGCCACCTTCTTCCGCAGGGACAAGTTCAGCCTGCTGGCCCAGCACGACATCGCCTACCAGCAGGCGCTGGCCGCCGACCCGCTGCACGGCGAGCTGCTGGAGCGCCTGGCGCACTTCCCGCAGGCGCGGGACCGCGTGCTGCAGAGGTCGTCGGCGCTGCAG GTTTCAGTTCTTCAGTCTACAAAGGACTCTTCTAAAAAGATTTGTGTCGCAAACACTCATCTCTACTGGCATCCAAGAG GAGGGCACATTCGTCTCATTCAGATGGCAGTAGCCTTGACTCATCTGAAACACGTGACGCAAGATCTGTATCCTGGCATCCCTGTCTTATTTTGTGGGGATTTCAATAGCACGCCCTCCACAGGAATGTACAGTTTTGTCAGCTCAGGCAGCATCTCTGAAGACCATGAAGACTGGGCCTCCAATGGCGAAGAGGAGCGCTGCAGTATGTCTCTCACCCATCCTTTCAGACTGAAAAGTGCATGTGGTGAACCTGCCTACACTAATTATGTGGGAGGGTTCCACGGATGTCTAGATTATATTTTCATTGACTTCACTGCATTAGAGGTTGAACAGGTGATACCGATGCCAAGTCACGAAGAAGTTACCACCCATCAGGCCTTACCCAGCGTCTCACACCCCTCCGATCACATAGCCCTTATTTGTGATTTAAAGTGGAAATAG